aaaagttcttatcataaaaaaccttttttccatcttttttgtatctgtatgagatgacagatgttaactaaacttatcatgataatcatttcacaatgtatgtaaGTCGGGTCCTTATgctatataccttaaacttatacagtgcggtatgtcaattatgtctcaataaaattgaaacaaaaaaagttgaacttaaatatgtaaggaaaaatgaggttttaaaatttataaagcttgggcgcctgggtggctcagttggttaagcgactgccttcggctcaggtcatgatcctggagtcccaggatcgagtccctcatcaggctccctgctcagcagggagtctgcttctccctctgaccctcccccctctcatgctctctgtttctcactctctctctctcaaataaataaataaaatctttaaaaaaaaaatttataaagcttGATTCACTTAATAcctaactagtttttttttttttctgtccagaaGAGCCACGAAAACCACACATTGACTGCTTCTCCCAAGTAAAATCTCTGCTAGATTTTCTCTAGTTCactgatctttatttatttattttagattttatttttatttttcgacagagagagagagaaagagtgggagaagcaggcttcccgccgagccgggatcccgatgcggggctcgatcccaggaccctgggatcatgacctgagctgaaggcagatgcttaaccaactgagccatccaggcacccctgtagatacaattcttttttttttttttaagattttttatttatttatttgacagagagagagatagctagagcaggaacacaagcagggggagcaggagagggagaagcaggcttcccgccgagccgggatcccgatgcggggctcgatcccaggaccctgggatcatgacctgagccgaaggcagacgcttaacgactgagccacccaggcaccctagttcaCTGATCTTTAATAGTTTGGGAAAACACATACGGTCCTATAatcatttcctattgctgctgtaacaaattatcacggatttaatggcttaaaagaacaaaaatgtattccAGAACTATAGTTTAAAATCCGGTTGCCGGCAGGGCTGCGTTCTTTGTAAAGGCTTCCGGGGACAagttttttctctgcctttctcagcTTCCTGAGCTAAAGGCGTCCTGAACCGAAACAGTCTCTCATGTGACACATGGCCGGTTCCTGAATCAACTGTAATATAGGGCAAGTTCTGCGAAGCTACCAAACCACTGCCCAGAGAGCGTTCTAGTTTGGTTTCCCAGTAGCTCTTGGTTGCACGAGATGGTCTGCATCATTATTCTGGTTTGAACCATCCTGGGTTTTGAGATGGCAAGTCAGAGAACCTGTTTTGCACTAGTTGGATATTTATGCTAGATTTCACCCTTTTTCACCAAAAAAGTCCTGTCACTTGGTTGGCTGATTCCCTTCCCTGCAGCCCACTTTGTATTCCATATTTCGATAGGCcacagttttaataaaataaaaaaagaaattcttttaaaaatgtatccaaaacttggaaataagacGGAAAGATTACTATGCTCTTTCAAAGTCTTACTAGGGCATCGTCTACCAAGTCTGCTGAAGAACCATCTGACTTTCTACAAGATGATGCAGCTCTGTTTGAGCTACTATTTACTATCAGTTAGGACCCAGACTCTATATAAAGTTAGTTGGAAACATGAAGACAATGTAAGTTTTTCTGATGTGTACTCCTTTGAATCAGCTTTATAGCCTGCTATTTCTTTAATTACTAACTTAAGTAAATCTTTGACAAGTGCTCACTATATAGTTAAGTGGgagttttatactttaaaaaatatactttgacATCAGACTTTTAggtttacaaaacaaaaaactccactCCCATGAAGCATGTTTCAAGCAAGCTTAGGCTAGGGATGAGAAAATGACAGGGATATTAAGAGAACTACATATAGCCGCTATTTTAGCGTTTTGTAGGAAGCGTCTGCACCTCGAGGAAGAGCCCCTGCTTGATTTCCATGCGGGCTGTGTCGAGATGGTGAAGCTGTTCATTGGAAACCTGCCCCGGGAGGCCACAGAGCAGGAGATCTGCTCACTCTTTGAGCAGTATGGGAAGGTGCTGGAATGTGACATCATTAAGAACTACGGCTTTGTGCACACAGAGGACAAGAAGGTGGCcaaggctattgtggacattgctgctataaacatcgaggtgcacgtaccccttcggatccctacatttgtatctttggggtaaatacccagtagtgcaattgctggatcgtatgaaagagccaagatgtccatcgacagatgaatggataaagaagaggtggtatatatatatatatatatatatatatatatatatatatgtaatggaatatgatgcagccatcaaaaggaatgagatcttgccatttgcaatgacgtggttggaactggagggtgttatgctgagcgaaataagtcaatcagagaaagacatgtatcatatgatctcactgatatgaggaattcttaatctcaggaaacaaactgagggttgctggagtggggggtggggttggagggatgggcggctgggtgatagacattggggagtgtatgtgctatggtgagcactgtgaattgtgcaagactgttgaatctcagatctgtacctctgaaacaaataatgcaatatatgttaagaaaaaaaaaagaagaagaagaagaagatagcaggaggggaagaatgaagggggggaaatcggagggggagatgaaccacgagagactatggactctgagaaacaaactgagggttctagaggggaggggggtgggggatgggttagcccggtgatgggtattaaagagggcacattctgcgtggagcactgggtgttatgcacaaacaatgaatcatggaacactacatcaaaaactaatgatgtgggcgcctgggtggctcagttggttaagcaactgccttcggctcaggtcatgatcctggagtcccgggatcgagtcccgcatcgggctccctgctcagcgagaagcctgcttctccctctgaccctcccccctctcatgtactctctctcattctcgctctctcaaataaataaataaatctttaaaaaaaaaaaactaatgatgtaatgtatggggattaacataacaataaaaaaataaaaagaaaaagaaggcggCCGAGGATGCCATACTCAACCTGCACCACTACAAGCTGCACGGGGTGAACATCAACGTGGAAGCCAGCAAGAATAAGAGCAAAACCTCCACAAAGTTGCATGTGGGCAACATCAGTCCCACTTGTGCCAACAAAGAGCTTTGGGCCAAGTTTGGGGAGTACGGTCCAGTCATCGAATGTGACATTGTGAAAGATTATGCCTTCGTACACATGGAGCGGGCAGAGGATGCAGTGGAGGCCCTCAGGGGCCTTGACAACAGAGAGTTTCAAGGTGAACCACCCTCTTTGGGAGGAGGGCTGAACATAGGCTGTATGCAGAAAATAGGTTGGATAAGTAAAGGGAGGGGTTTGGGGTAGAGATACAGCTGTTGGTGTTGATGGTGAAGCATTGTGGGTGATGGACTTAAAATGGAGAATGCATGGGATTTAGAGGCTTTACCTTAGTTAGGTCAGTGTCTACCGCATGGCTTTAGTTTGGAACTCCGAAGACTTTTATGCCTGTGAGCACAGAAATCCTTTCCTTTGATTTCCCCAATTatcttgtctttaatttttttcccttttcttggtaGAGCACATTTCATTGGTCCACTCTGAATTTATTGCCTCAGCCCAGTATCAGCATTATacctcattttacatataaagaacCTGGCAAGAGCATCCTAAGCAATACTTCTGGGAGCAGAATCCCTGttaaccaccccccccaactcataATTTCCCAATAAAGATAAGTAGTCATTAAATAACTAGTTTTTAGATAACTGGTGTCTTTAAAGGGCTATAGCTCTTACTGGTTTTCTATTATGCATTTACCAAGAGGTTCTGTTTGGAGGATGAGGCCCCTCCAGAATAAAAGTCTGATTTTAGGAGTTTCTGAGGAGGAGATATTGGGGTTTGGGGGGCAATAATGGCAATGTTTTTTCACTGTTCTAGAGGGTGGACTCTTAACATCCTTGGTGAATAGAGCATTTAAATGGGTGTTAACCTTAGAGCCTCAGCTAGATTGTTAGTGTGTCTGGAGGGCAGCATGAGTAATGTCCTTTACATGGAAGGTTTTATCTTTTCTTGGTTTAAGATCTGAGCTCCTATGGCAAGAGTGGCAATAGGAAAGGGTGAGTGTGGTAACCATGGTGAGTTGCTGactcttctcccactcctccacccctcccttttGTTGTCcccagtataaaaaaaaaaaaagcctttttccTTTGGTTGTAACTACTTCCAAGTTATGGGATACTCCCACAACtccttgtacatttttaaagtatattccaACCTTTTTAGCCCAGACAAGGTAGTTACTGCTTCCTTTCCTGAGTACTCCTTTGTTAAGAGTCATTGCTGCTGTTTTGGGTGTTTATTTCCCTTAAATTGGATCTTTCTTAGAGCTGGAGGTCCGATCATCAGTCCAAGTAATGAGTGCACTGTGTCGTGGGTATTGCTGTGCATTATTAAAGTGtcactagtaaaaaaaaaaaagagaactacataTAAATTGTATGTGGAAGCTACAGAGCACTGTTAAGTCAGCTTAACCATGTGATTAACGAGGACTCCCTTATCAATGCCCCTGTATTTGGCCATCTATAAATGAGTAatagttgggtgcctgggtggctcagtcggttaagcatctgcctttggctcatcttaaaaaataaaaatcaaaaaaattaaaaataaactttaaaaagttgagATATAATCTAATATTGGACAAGATCATAAATTTTTGTTATATTCATaaattttcattatattcattcattatttcatttttcatatcgATGTGTTCATTGACCCAGAAGCTTATTAGTCTTGTCCAAGAGTTCTCAGAGgagtgcctagctggctcagtcggtgaagcatgtgacacttgatctcggggttgtgagttcgagccccatgttgggtgtagagattacttaaaaaaataaaatcttaaaaaaaaaattaaaaattaaaaaaataaagctaaaaaaagagCTTTCACAGAGCTTCATCAGCAGCacccctcctccatcttccccttCCAGAGGCCAGTAGGCAGAGCTGAAAGCTCCAACCTTCTAATCATTTGGTATTCCTTGTGACCAGCTCCACTCTGAGCCTATCTAGGGGCCCACCCTGAGTCACCTTATTTACATGAGCTCAAAAGAGCCTTCTTATGAATGACAAAAGACACTACAATcattcaggaaattccaagagtttgaGGAGCTTTTTCTCAGGACCAGGGTTCAAAGACCAAAGATTTTCCTTTTATACCACACACACCCCTCTTGGATTGCCTGCCTACAGCCCAGGGATTCCCCTTCTCTGGTACTTTGTACCTTCCGCCAGGCCACAGTTGTTCAGACCAGAAAGAGAAACTGACTCACTGAAGGGAAATGAACAATGTCCCTGGGGAATATGAAACTGTAACTGAAACCGACTAAAAGCAAAAAgctgaacaaaaatcaaaatggccaTATTAAGGCCATGGCAAGGCTCGATTTTAAACTAAGtaaccttttttctctcttccgcacacctcccctcctcccttcttggTCTTTTGTCTCAGGAACCCTGAACCACCCTGAAAATATGACCAACAAGGCTGGCAGCAGGTACAAACTCATGTAGAAACTGGCTAGATCCTCTATTTCCCTTACCCCCCAaaccagccccttcctcccagtAGGCTGCATGCAGTTTTTAAATGTCagcctgctgcagcctcctttgcccagcaaagcaataaagctatttgatgtgggaaacaaagcagaagaaaaattactaaattcCCTTACTCCTTACAgaccactgacaagtccttgaaaaaGGCAGAGCGACATTCCTCtaaggaactcagctgcctcgatgttaatacttcgCTAAGGATAAGAGGCGATCTTAGCCCGACCCCTAgaatcctgtaagtctactttaacatacataaaaattcctttggaaatcccctttatctctactccccaagatacatgttggcgaTCATCCCCCAAGcctatgacccaccgatatatatctgaagggtctcatgactgagtttttactaaacagtaataaaggACCTTTTCCTAATGATAGCTAGTTCCCTCAGGGCCCTGGAAACCTTCTTTCCAAAATACCTGcaagacttatgctatccctaaccacctcccaactcgaaagtatataatgggccacccctcacaaccccagtgcagcagctctttctgcccatgggtcctgtccatgtgctttaataaaaccacctttttgcaccaaagatgtctcaagaattctttttttttttttttttaaaggttttttttttttaagattttatttatttatttgagagacagaatgagagagagagcacatgagaggggggagggtcagagggagaagcagactccctgctgagcagggagcctgatgagggactcgatcctgggactccaggatcatgacctgagccgaaggcagtcgctcaaccaactgagccacccaggcgccctcaagaattctttcttggccgtcagcttcgaaccctaacatctCTTCCTACATCATTATTGTTCCTCTTTATCCCAAACTCGGTCTTTATGTTCTATTTTGACTCCAAAGTACGGAGGTTGGTTTTCAACAACATAACTAAGACCCTAATGATGATCTGATTTCTTACTTGTACAAAGATGAAACTCTGGGAACTATTTGGTTTGGACATTATCTGCCATGTGGACTTCCTAGGAAACAAGTGAAAGGAGATGGGTAAGAGAAAGAGCTTTCTGGTTTCTCCTCCGTATCCCTGAGTCTGGGTCTCTGGTCCTAGCCCATTCCAAAAACCCAGTTGTACCCTTGACTTCCTTGAGTTCCATAAGCACCCACAACAGGCCCTCACTCTCATAATAAATTCCAATCGCTTTGTTAGCTTAGGTAGTTTTCCATCACTTGCAACAAACAGattgttaaaacagatttttatctttaaaggaAACCACTGGGTTCGTGTCATATTggaaaagtaattatttattatgacaaaaataaaactgctgaCTGAAAACAAATGAATGTTACACTGTATTGCACCATGATTGCAAATGAGCCAAAACCTGTCCAAAAGATGAACATTCCAGAGCAAACAGCATCCTTTTTACTTGGGTGAGTACGCATGCAAGCAACTCATTATAACATaattgcagaaataaaaaaattcttgagtACCAGCAACCTAAACTTAacatataaaagcattttatgACAGTAACGAagctattaaaaaatttaaaacaggtCTTTAAACAGCCCCACCATTAGTAGAACACGCTTTGAACCATTTTCAAGAAGTGATGATGTAAATGCATCAAGTAATTGGTTTgctcttaattttattaatgctATATACTAGACCAATAGCACACATTTCAGTTGCTTGGTTGGGGTTAAGAAGCACAGTTGGTGGTGTGaaagacattcttttttcccttctatgcAATACCAAGGGACCCACAGAGAGATCCAATGCCTAATTTTGCCTGTATTAATACCATCTATTTTGACCAAGCTAATTAGCTAAGATATTGTTACAGCTTTTGTAGAAACAACAGTTCGTATTTAAACCTTAAGaaatgaacataaatataaatacactttAAAGTAGTTTTACATTCTGAGACAAGAAGTATATTTTACAGGGCCTGCTGTTTCCTCTTTAATGCTCTAAAGCACCAATTTATATGAAGATGGCAATGTGTGATTATAACCATTATATTCTGATTAGGAGAAATCCAGGGACTAGGCGGTAattgcttttagtttttgtttcttttctttttaaaaaccatgctCTGTGCAACAGATAAATAGGGTAAAACTTAAAAACTGTTacataattggaaaaaaatcataaccaTCATTTTATAATCCACACTTTTAACGAAATAGcagctaaacttttttttaatcgaaattaaaaatttcataacTACACTGAACAGTTTACTCCAAGAGAATAAAAGAGGGGCTTGTCAAGTCCCTGAACTTCCTGAGGGAAAAtgtaaaaggattaaaataatcaTCTCTTATGAATAGGGACAAAATATGCAAATACATTATGCACAACCAAGATCAAATGACAGTCATTTGGTATCTTCCAAACACGGAATGAAATACAGTCACAATATAATATAATCGATCAAATTTTAGGGTTCTTCCTTGCCCTTATCTGATTTTTAATGAAACGAATTAAGTATTGGCTAAGCACTTGCCTGGGTGCTTTAATGAAGACAGTAAGTGAATCTGCTATACCACGTTAGCCCTGCTGGCAGCAAACAAGAATAAAACgaaacagaatatccaaggaaTGCTACCCCTTAGCTGTGAATTTTGCATATTTCAAACACAGTTTGGGTGAAGGGGGTATTTATGGGTGTAACATCCCACAAGCTTGAGCAAAGCACCTTATGGATTGAAAAATGAggtaactttttaattaaaa
The sequence above is drawn from the Neomonachus schauinslandi chromosome 5, ASM220157v2, whole genome shotgun sequence genome and encodes:
- the LOC110586555 gene encoding RNA-binding protein 4-like is translated as MVKLFIGNLPREATEQEICSLFEQYGKVLECDIIKNYGFVHTEDKKAAEDAILNLHHYKLHGVNINVEASKNKSKTSTKLHVGNISPTCANKELWAKFGEYGPVIECDIVKDYAFVHMERAEDAVEALRGLDNREFQGEPPSLGGGLNIGCMQKIGWISKGRGLG